The proteins below are encoded in one region of Paenibacillus sp.:
- a CDS encoding sugar ABC transporter permease, producing the protein MIHRLKSMPYPKKKQLYGFLFVLPWIVGFLLFFARPFVTSLLYAFHNMEMTPEGLKGTFVGWDNFEYALFRDPQFVREAANSFVNIMYGVPLILIYSLFVAVLLKNNFRGRGFMRAVAFLPVIIASGVLMQIMKEDVFASGMRGGVETVYLFGGSGLNGVLIELGLGPRLIEAFNQVIARIFDLTWRSGVQVLLFLAGLHSISADLYEASSVEGARPWEQFWKITLPMLTPILLLNVVYTIIDTFTDYGNGVILMIYNTAFAQVRFGYSSALAWLYCAGIGAFLGIAYLFLKRRIVYAQD; encoded by the coding sequence ATGATTCATAGACTGAAATCGATGCCTTACCCGAAGAAAAAGCAGCTGTACGGCTTCCTCTTCGTCTTGCCGTGGATCGTCGGGTTTCTGCTGTTTTTCGCGCGCCCTTTCGTTACCTCGCTGCTCTACGCTTTCCACAACATGGAGATGACGCCGGAAGGGCTGAAGGGGACGTTCGTCGGGTGGGACAATTTCGAGTACGCGCTCTTCAGAGACCCGCAGTTCGTTCGCGAAGCGGCGAATTCCTTCGTGAACATCATGTACGGCGTCCCGCTGATCTTGATCTACAGCTTGTTCGTCGCCGTGCTGCTGAAGAACAACTTCCGCGGGCGGGGCTTTATGCGCGCCGTCGCGTTCCTGCCCGTCATTATCGCCTCCGGCGTGCTGATGCAGATCATGAAGGAGGACGTGTTCGCCTCCGGCATGCGGGGCGGGGTCGAGACCGTCTATTTGTTCGGCGGGTCGGGGTTGAACGGGGTGCTGATCGAGCTCGGGCTCGGGCCGAGGCTGATCGAAGCGTTCAACCAAGTCATCGCCCGCATCTTCGATTTGACGTGGCGCTCCGGCGTGCAGGTGCTGCTGTTTTTGGCCGGGCTTCATTCGATTTCCGCGGACTTGTATGAGGCGTCGTCCGTCGAAGGGGCGCGTCCGTGGGAGCAATTTTGGAAAATTACGCTGCCGATGTTGACGCCGATCCTGCTGCTCAACGTCGTCTACACGATCATCGATACGTTCACGGATTACGGGAACGGGGTCATTTTAATGATTTACAACACGGCCTTCGCGCAGGTGCGCTTCGGCTACAGCAGCGCGCTGGCATGGCTGTACTGCGCGGGAATCGGGGCGTTCTTAGGGATCGCTTACCTGTTCCTGAAACGAAGAATCGTGTACGCGCAGGATTAA
- a CDS encoding glycoside hydrolase family 32 protein, producing the protein MREGSNAAHEAGIRRACEALEASESRVTDRRYRLHYHLMPKGGWMNDPNGLVYFRGEYHAFYQHDPYRPTQGPMHWGHAKSADLVHWEHLPVALAPSEPYDLDESGSAGGCWSGSAVEDDGKLVLMYTGHVDGGTPPEAQCLAVSEDGVRFAKDAANPVIPAPPETGVFGFRDPKVWKRGDTWYAVVGSGLNGKGRALLYDSRNLREWRYIGVAAESDGTEGNMWECPDLFPLGDGGEHVLIVSPMNMGATKTMYMSGTFDYETGTFRRAYAERLDYGFDFYAPQTFRDGRGRRLLLAWMNIWGAAMPEQADGWMGAMTLPRELTLGRDGKLRMRPTEELRALRIALASSASSLAVEEGVSAIPGLRGDALELVAEWEAGSADAFGLRLRCSPDGSEYTEIRYDVRERRLVVDRDRSGAGDGGRSEAYVEPAEDGGLRLHVFLDRSSVEVFAGDGAVTMTNRMYPDPSSLGAAWFAEGGSARLRTFEAWSLKSIW; encoded by the coding sequence ATGAGGGAGGGTTCGAACGCAGCGCACGAGGCGGGCATTCGCCGGGCCTGCGAAGCGCTCGAGGCAAGCGAGTCTCGGGTGACCGACCGCAGGTACCGGCTGCATTACCATCTCATGCCGAAGGGCGGCTGGATGAACGATCCGAACGGCTTGGTTTATTTCAGGGGCGAGTATCATGCGTTTTACCAGCACGACCCGTACCGCCCGACGCAGGGGCCGATGCATTGGGGCCACGCGAAAAGCGCCGACCTGGTGCATTGGGAGCATCTCCCGGTCGCGCTCGCGCCGTCGGAGCCGTACGACCTCGACGAGAGCGGCAGCGCGGGCGGCTGCTGGTCGGGCAGCGCGGTCGAAGACGACGGGAAGCTCGTCTTGATGTATACCGGCCACGTCGACGGCGGAACGCCGCCGGAGGCGCAGTGCCTTGCGGTCAGCGAGGACGGCGTCCGCTTCGCGAAGGATGCGGCGAACCCGGTCATCCCCGCTCCGCCGGAGACGGGCGTCTTCGGCTTCCGCGACCCGAAGGTGTGGAAGCGGGGCGATACGTGGTACGCGGTCGTCGGCAGCGGCTTGAACGGCAAAGGCCGGGCGCTGTTGTACGACTCCCGGAATTTGCGGGAATGGCGCTATATCGGTGTGGCGGCGGAAAGCGACGGGACGGAGGGGAACATGTGGGAGTGTCCGGATTTGTTCCCGCTCGGCGACGGCGGCGAGCACGTCCTGATCGTGTCGCCGATGAACATGGGCGCGACGAAGACGATGTATATGAGCGGAACGTTCGATTACGAGACGGGGACGTTCCGGCGCGCGTACGCCGAGCGGCTCGACTACGGCTTCGATTTTTACGCGCCGCAGACGTTCCGGGACGGCCGCGGGCGGCGGCTGCTGCTCGCGTGGATGAACATCTGGGGCGCGGCGATGCCTGAGCAGGCCGACGGCTGGATGGGCGCGATGACGCTTCCCCGCGAACTGACGCTCGGCCGCGACGGGAAGCTGCGTATGCGCCCGACGGAGGAGCTGCGGGCGCTGCGAATCGCCCTAGCGTCGTCGGCGTCTTCCCTCGCCGTCGAAGAAGGCGTCTCGGCGATCCCCGGGCTCCGCGGCGACGCGCTGGAGCTCGTCGCGGAATGGGAAGCGGGGAGCGCGGACGCCTTCGGGCTGCGGCTCCGGTGTTCGCCGGACGGGAGCGAGTATACGGAAATCCGGTACGACGTCCGCGAGCGCCGGCTCGTCGTCGACCGCGACCGATCGGGCGCAGGCGACGGGGGACGGAGCGAGGCGTACGTCGAACCGGCGGAAGACGGAGGGCTGAGGCTGCACGTCTTCTTGGACCGGTCCTCGGTAGAGGTGTTCGCCGGCGACGGCGCGGTCACGATGACGAATCGGATGTATCCGGATCCGAGCAGCTTGGGCGCCGCGTGGTTTGCCGAAGGCGGTTCCGCGCGGCTTCGGACGTTCGAAGCTTGGAGTTTGAAGTCGATCTGGTAA
- a CDS encoding ABC transporter substrate-binding protein produces the protein MNQMKSKRNRMSLSLALIAAVLLVLAAGCSGGGAGADAPSASEPQASNETTGGSAPAAEPEADAPKVDGNITILYHTSKEQYEQNKAANPDAYDVVYETIPQFEEATGGKVTVIAVPWGDQKPTLISMVNAGDQVDVAQANDQNFPVYPLKNIVQPIDQYIDISDPLWNGAVTNTFTFGGKPYAVGASAAPIVLYYNKTLFENNGVKTPSEYYAEGDWTWETFREVAKELTMDTDGDGKNDQFGFGWWDHGYPLFVGSNGKTILSYNADGTITTNYDSENVKEAMQFAQDALLNDKYIDSEKEGDYFFAEFKNGKLAMTAEYGFAGFNVLKSDYEIDFVPVPTGPRGAPDAGPGGLSGWSIPAASKNPEGAAAFIRMMSENEAKMNAETNAQKFGQDKVDLMNKLADHILFAPIGVEKYWDANGAVVTGIKDGSPVGTFAANAKNLLEEGIKITLEQ, from the coding sequence ATGAATCAAATGAAAAGCAAACGCAATCGCATGTCCTTATCGCTCGCTTTGATCGCAGCGGTGCTGCTGGTCCTCGCCGCGGGCTGTTCCGGCGGCGGCGCCGGCGCCGATGCGCCTTCGGCGTCCGAACCGCAGGCTTCGAACGAGACGACCGGCGGCTCGGCTCCGGCGGCGGAGCCGGAAGCGGATGCGCCGAAGGTCGACGGCAATATTACGATTTTGTACCACACGTCCAAAGAGCAGTACGAGCAGAACAAGGCGGCCAACCCGGACGCGTACGACGTCGTGTACGAGACGATCCCGCAGTTCGAGGAGGCGACGGGCGGCAAAGTGACGGTCATCGCCGTCCCGTGGGGCGACCAGAAGCCGACGCTCATCTCCATGGTCAACGCCGGCGACCAAGTCGACGTGGCGCAGGCCAACGACCAGAATTTCCCGGTGTATCCGCTGAAAAACATCGTGCAGCCGATCGATCAGTACATCGACATTTCCGATCCGCTCTGGAACGGCGCGGTGACGAACACGTTCACGTTCGGCGGCAAGCCGTACGCGGTCGGGGCGTCCGCGGCGCCGATCGTCCTGTATTACAATAAGACGCTTTTCGAGAACAACGGGGTGAAAACGCCTTCCGAATACTATGCCGAAGGCGATTGGACGTGGGAGACGTTCCGGGAGGTCGCGAAGGAATTGACGATGGACACGGACGGCGACGGGAAAAACGATCAGTTCGGCTTCGGCTGGTGGGATCACGGGTATCCGCTGTTCGTCGGCTCCAACGGCAAAACGATTTTGTCCTACAACGCCGACGGCACGATTACGACGAATTACGACTCCGAGAACGTGAAGGAAGCGATGCAGTTCGCGCAGGACGCGCTCTTGAACGACAAATATATCGACAGCGAAAAAGAAGGCGATTATTTCTTCGCCGAATTCAAAAACGGTAAGCTCGCCATGACGGCGGAGTACGGCTTCGCGGGCTTCAACGTGCTGAAGAGCGACTACGAAATCGACTTCGTGCCGGTGCCGACCGGTCCGAGAGGCGCACCGGACGCGGGGCCCGGCGGGTTGTCCGGCTGGTCGATTCCGGCCGCTTCGAAAAACCCGGAAGGCGCGGCCGCGTTCATCCGGATGATGTCGGAGAACGAAGCGAAGATGAACGCCGAAACGAACGCGCAAAAGTTCGGCCAAGACAAAGTCGACTTGATGAACAAGCTGGCCGATCACATCTTGTTCGCGCCGATTGGGGTCGAGAAGTATTGGGACGCGAACGGCGCCGTCGTGACGGGGATCAAAGACGGCTCGCCGGTCGGCACGTTCGCGGCGAACGCCAAAAACCTGCTGGAAGAAGGCATTAAGATTACGCTGGAGCAGTAA
- a CDS encoding GntR family transcriptional regulator, with the protein MSQANETEIYKAIKEAIIQQKLRPNMQLVEDVIAESFGVSRTPVRNVLRRLAIEKLVTVIPYKGTFVSCPTVEEAKEVFEMRRVLEAAAIRKVCHRLTEEQFRQLELVLEEEEEFHRQGDWFGALRITGDFHLKIAEMAGNFYFYRYLEELVSLTYVIIAFYGKRHSIFCQDHKRILHAMRLGDEHLSERLMTDHLKEIEAELDFGEAGAAPASLNDIFRPKKVST; encoded by the coding sequence ATGTCGCAAGCGAATGAAACGGAAATTTACAAGGCGATCAAAGAGGCGATTATCCAGCAGAAGCTGCGCCCCAACATGCAGCTTGTAGAGGACGTCATCGCCGAATCGTTCGGGGTCAGCCGGACCCCCGTCCGCAACGTGCTCCGTCGATTGGCCATCGAAAAATTGGTGACGGTCATTCCGTATAAAGGCACGTTCGTCTCCTGCCCTACCGTCGAAGAGGCGAAGGAAGTATTCGAGATGAGGCGCGTGCTGGAGGCGGCGGCGATTCGGAAAGTGTGCCACCGGTTGACCGAGGAGCAATTCCGTCAGCTGGAGCTCGTATTGGAGGAAGAAGAGGAATTCCACCGGCAGGGCGATTGGTTCGGCGCGCTGCGAATTACGGGGGATTTCCACCTGAAGATCGCGGAAATGGCCGGAAACTTTTACTTTTACCGCTATTTGGAGGAACTGGTGTCTCTTACGTACGTCATCATAGCATTCTACGGGAAACGCCATTCAATCTTTTGCCAAGATCACAAGCGAATCTTACATGCCATGCGGCTGGGCGACGAGCATTTGTCAGAACGGCTGATGACGGATCATTTGAAAGAGATCGAGGCGGAGCTCGATTTCGGCGAAGCCGGCGCGGCCCCGGCGTCTTTGAACGACATTTTCCGGCCGAAGAAGGTAAGTACATAA
- a CDS encoding carbohydrate ABC transporter permease → MKWSKRLRANAAAALRTAVLAVLAYQLLYPLLYMLSMALRRPEEAMDPSVVWIPKSLTLQNFADTLRVMDFWDAFANSLYIGVGCGLLDVFSCAFVAYGFARFRFPLSNALFALVVFTLVVPTQTILLPLYADMKYFDAFGVLPLTAALFGGPDSVSLVGSYASFYLPSLFAMGLRSGLYIFIFRQFFKGMPKELEDAAYVDGYGPFRTFFRIMLPNAKNAVITVFLFSFVWHWNEYYLSNLFLGNLKKNFAIALSSLRVDLESVVNVQTISDPLAVVTRIQAGSLLAILPLLILYLATQRYFTDSVENVGIK, encoded by the coding sequence TTGAAATGGAGCAAACGGCTGCGCGCGAACGCCGCGGCCGCGCTCCGGACGGCGGTGCTCGCCGTCCTCGCTTATCAATTGCTGTATCCGCTGCTTTATATGCTGAGCATGGCGCTGCGGCGGCCCGAGGAAGCGATGGATCCGAGCGTCGTCTGGATTCCGAAGAGCCTCACGCTGCAAAATTTCGCGGATACGCTGCGGGTGATGGATTTTTGGGACGCGTTCGCGAACAGTCTGTACATCGGCGTCGGCTGCGGGTTGCTGGACGTGTTCTCCTGCGCATTCGTCGCCTACGGGTTCGCGCGCTTCCGCTTCCCGCTGTCCAACGCGCTGTTCGCGCTGGTCGTCTTCACGCTCGTCGTGCCGACGCAGACGATTTTGCTGCCGCTGTACGCGGACATGAAATATTTCGACGCGTTCGGCGTGCTGCCATTGACTGCGGCGCTGTTCGGCGGGCCCGATTCGGTCAGCCTGGTAGGCAGTTACGCTTCCTTTTATTTGCCGTCGCTGTTCGCGATGGGCCTGCGGTCCGGGCTGTACATTTTCATCTTTCGCCAGTTTTTCAAAGGCATGCCGAAGGAGCTGGAGGACGCCGCCTACGTCGACGGATACGGACCGTTCCGCACGTTTTTCCGCATCATGCTGCCGAACGCGAAGAACGCCGTCATTACCGTGTTTCTGTTCTCGTTCGTTTGGCACTGGAACGAGTACTATTTATCGAATTTGTTCCTCGGCAATTTGAAGAAAAACTTCGCGATCGCCCTTTCTTCGCTGCGGGTCGATTTGGAATCCGTCGTCAATGTGCAGACGATCAGCGACCCGCTCGCGGTCGTCACCCGCATCCAAGCCGGTTCGCTGCTCGCGATTTTGCCGCTCTTGATTTTGTATTTGGCCACGCAGCGGTACTTCACGGACAGCGTCGAGAACGTCGGCATCAAATGA
- a CDS encoding glycoside hydrolase family 32 protein encodes MQKETLYRERYRPQFHLTPPSGALSDPNGMVYFDGEYHQFYQFTGRWGHAISRDLLHWEHRPLALVGDELGDVWSGSAVVDWRDTSGLFGGESGLVAIFTLYDQGLQSQGIAYSRDRGRTWTKYAGNPVLPNPGLKDFRDPKVFWHESSAAWVMVVSADRVVRFYRSPDLIRWTYASEFGEGCGSRAAVWECPDLFPLAVEGGEGAVKWVLHVSIGDNEETGGSTAQYFIGSFDGFRFVGELPANETRWTDYGQDFYAAVSYSDVPAIDGRRIWTGWMSNWRYPFSAPTEPWRGALSVPRSLSLAKEAEALHLIQRPVDELKRLRTEAFEAEALPVCDRTVAVGFRGTSFEFELAIDCGDAEEVGIRLCVSGAEETVIGYDAARREWFLDRSRSGFTGVEGRNGQPANFARRMFAPRIRSSRRLTLRGYVDASSVEAFADDGLQTFTALIYPSPDSDGVELYAKGGTAVVEYLRLYRLRSVWHDDD; translated from the coding sequence ATGCAGAAAGAGACGCTTTACCGCGAGCGATACCGTCCGCAATTTCATTTGACGCCTCCGTCGGGCGCGTTAAGCGACCCGAACGGCATGGTGTATTTCGACGGAGAATATCACCAGTTTTATCAATTTACCGGCCGATGGGGCCACGCGATCAGCCGCGACCTGCTCCATTGGGAGCATCGGCCGCTCGCGCTCGTCGGCGACGAGCTGGGCGACGTTTGGTCCGGCAGCGCCGTCGTCGATTGGCGCGACACGAGCGGGTTGTTCGGGGGCGAGAGCGGCCTCGTCGCGATTTTCACCTTGTACGACCAAGGCCTGCAGTCGCAAGGGATCGCCTACAGCCGCGACCGCGGGCGCACGTGGACGAAATATGCGGGCAATCCGGTCCTGCCGAACCCCGGCCTGAAAGATTTCCGCGACCCGAAAGTGTTTTGGCACGAATCGTCCGCCGCTTGGGTGATGGTCGTCTCCGCGGACCGGGTCGTCCGGTTTTACCGTTCGCCCGACCTGATTCGCTGGACGTACGCGAGCGAATTCGGGGAAGGCTGCGGGTCGCGCGCGGCGGTGTGGGAATGTCCCGACCTGTTCCCGCTGGCCGTCGAGGGCGGCGAAGGGGCCGTCAAGTGGGTGCTGCACGTCAGTATCGGGGACAACGAAGAAACGGGAGGCTCGACCGCGCAATATTTTATCGGTTCGTTCGACGGGTTTCGGTTCGTCGGCGAGCTCCCCGCGAACGAGACGCGGTGGACGGATTACGGTCAGGATTTCTACGCGGCGGTGTCGTACTCGGACGTCCCGGCGATCGACGGCCGGCGCATTTGGACAGGGTGGATGTCGAATTGGCGGTACCCTTTCTCGGCTCCGACCGAGCCTTGGCGGGGGGCGCTGTCGGTGCCCAGATCGCTCTCGCTCGCGAAGGAAGCGGAGGCGCTTCATCTTATTCAGCGTCCGGTCGACGAGCTGAAACGGCTGCGGACGGAGGCGTTCGAGGCGGAAGCGCTGCCGGTTTGCGATCGAACGGTCGCCGTCGGGTTCCGGGGAACCTCCTTCGAGTTCGAGCTCGCGATCGACTGCGGCGACGCCGAGGAGGTCGGCATCCGCCTGTGCGTATCCGGCGCGGAGGAGACGGTCATCGGGTACGACGCCGCGAGGCGAGAGTGGTTCTTGGACCGCTCGCGCTCCGGCTTCACCGGCGTCGAGGGAAGGAACGGGCAGCCGGCGAACTTCGCAAGGCGAATGTTCGCGCCGCGCATCCGTTCGTCGCGCCGCCTGACGCTGCGGGGGTACGTGGATGCCTCCAGCGTCGAGGCGTTCGCGGACGACGGGCTGCAGACGTTCACCGCGCTCATCTACCCTTCGCCGGACAGCGACGGCGTGGAGCTGTACGCGAAGGGAGGGACCGCGGTCGTGGAATATTTGAGGTTGTACCGGCTGCGTTCCGTTTGGCACGACGACGATTAG
- a CDS encoding GH32 C-terminal domain-containing protein: MVNKGKVRWGKRWIAALLRVWLALATVSAGLTPFGASASPGHDWLTNLPGYLPVSGQWTTQPGLGLSGTGPADANVFAISTVRVGSKFTFEADVRVDAGTPYGVGSLVFRSTSDGANGYVVSVDPNLDRVRLFDYDTGADVAPPQPMPLEPGTWYRVRIDADGANLRVAVDGAPVFSAQDTAYGYGHLGFHVYNGTAHFQNVYAYETRTNLAGWSELGGDWEQTSLGWKATAASGQNGKAMSGVWADDFTYEADLLIEDAYAVGTLLFRSDAAGTHGYALQVDPNMDRLRLYRTADDVTLGVKSMALDAGKVYRVRIKAEGPSIKAYVQTDFRRADGYDPAISVSDSSYAGGFAGLNAYNGTVRFDNVVVSDLRSNLGGWQSFGGTWTPHLHGRKAVSEGASDAFRFAAGQAGDVVLEGDLRVDPSTPFGTAALVFRVDEAGASGYAINIDPNLDRIRLFDLNGGATIASAAMQVEAGRWYRLEIHAKGSRIEAFVDGGSAPALAATDGRYVSGRVGLSAFNGTAYFQNVHLFPAETYYGETYRPQYHYTMALNWISDPCGLVYYDGEYHLFAQDGGTWTHAVSTDLVHWRRLPTALPWNEAGHAWTGSAVADEHDVSGLFQGGSGLIAYYTMFHPDKPGGNQKIGIAYSKDRGRTWQFYEGNPIVENPGGPDGGWDFRDPKVVRDEERGRWVMVVSGGDHVRFYTSTNLVDWTYASSFGYGNYLHGGVWECPDFFPLPVDGDPLHTKWVLAISNGAVPQNDGSSSEYFVGSFDGTTFVSDNPAGTVLRGEHGKDMYAAMTFADAPGGRRIQLGWMANWDYPFSFPTAPWKGQMSIPRELSLRTIPGQGVRLVQTPAAELRTLRGTPQSWRNIALDPQDANLLENVSGTAYEIVAEFELPSSGAATEFGFRLRERGEQRTVVGYDAAASRLFVDRSEAGRDDFAAKFTPRREAELLPDERRIRMSIFVDESSVEAFGKDGEVAFSTMMFPDAASDGLSLYTIGGRVDVVALDIYPLSDIWTGPPPSGDVPRRVVMDQALLELAEGESRRLYARVLPETAADRSVVWQSSNPEIATVSDGGDGGALVTAAKRGEARVTATTSAGAVVGTTVVRVGAFHTNAAGWTAGASAARWAAAADGISAMHDADAAYMSSAQASDFTFEADLKIDEAGGSGSLVFRASPDGSSGYYLSVTPGQRAVRLLAKVDGSFMSGPALAEAPLLLQQGTTYRVKVVASGTNIKAYLGEDAQPVIDTNDSRFAGGNFGVHVSGGRAYFQNVNFNN, encoded by the coding sequence GTGGTAAACAAGGGGAAGGTACGGTGGGGCAAACGGTGGATCGCTGCGCTTCTGCGCGTTTGGCTCGCGCTCGCGACAGTTAGCGCCGGCTTGACGCCGTTCGGCGCGTCCGCGTCGCCCGGTCACGATTGGCTTACGAATCTCCCGGGTTATTTGCCGGTTTCCGGGCAGTGGACGACGCAGCCCGGCCTCGGGCTGAGCGGAACCGGTCCGGCGGACGCCAATGTTTTCGCGATATCGACCGTCCGGGTCGGCTCGAAGTTTACGTTCGAAGCCGACGTTAGGGTGGACGCGGGGACGCCCTACGGCGTCGGTTCGCTCGTGTTCCGGTCGACTTCCGACGGGGCGAATGGGTATGTCGTCAGCGTCGATCCGAATTTGGACCGGGTTCGGCTGTTCGACTACGACACCGGAGCGGACGTCGCCCCGCCGCAGCCGATGCCGCTGGAACCGGGAACGTGGTATCGCGTGCGCATCGACGCGGACGGCGCAAATCTTCGCGTCGCCGTCGACGGCGCGCCGGTCTTCTCGGCGCAAGACACGGCCTACGGGTACGGGCATCTGGGCTTTCACGTATACAACGGTACCGCTCATTTTCAAAATGTATACGCTTACGAAACGAGGACGAACCTTGCCGGGTGGAGCGAGCTCGGCGGCGACTGGGAGCAGACGTCGCTCGGCTGGAAAGCGACCGCCGCGAGCGGGCAAAACGGGAAGGCGATGTCCGGCGTGTGGGCCGACGATTTCACGTACGAGGCGGATTTGTTGATCGAGGACGCCTACGCCGTCGGGACGCTGTTGTTCCGGTCCGACGCCGCCGGCACGCACGGCTACGCGCTGCAGGTCGACCCGAATATGGATCGGCTGCGTCTGTACAGGACGGCGGACGACGTGACGCTCGGCGTCAAATCGATGGCGCTCGACGCCGGGAAGGTGTACCGGGTCCGCATCAAAGCCGAAGGACCCTCCATCAAAGCGTACGTGCAGACCGATTTTCGTCGCGCCGACGGGTACGATCCCGCGATCAGCGTCTCCGATTCGTCCTATGCGGGGGGCTTCGCGGGACTGAACGCGTATAACGGCACCGTGCGGTTCGACAACGTTGTCGTTAGCGACTTGCGGAGCAATCTCGGCGGGTGGCAAAGCTTCGGCGGCACGTGGACGCCGCATCTGCACGGCAGGAAAGCCGTGAGCGAGGGGGCGAGCGACGCGTTCCGCTTCGCCGCGGGCCAAGCCGGCGATGTAGTGCTCGAGGGCGACCTGCGGGTCGACCCCTCGACGCCGTTCGGCACGGCCGCTCTCGTCTTTCGGGTCGACGAGGCCGGCGCGTCGGGCTACGCGATTAACATCGATCCGAATCTGGATCGTATTCGCCTGTTCGATTTGAACGGGGGCGCCACCATCGCTTCCGCTGCGATGCAGGTCGAAGCTGGCCGATGGTACCGCTTAGAAATTCACGCGAAAGGAAGCCGGATCGAAGCGTTCGTGGACGGCGGTTCCGCGCCGGCGCTGGCGGCGACGGACGGGAGGTACGTATCCGGCCGAGTCGGTTTGAGCGCGTTCAACGGGACGGCCTATTTCCAGAACGTTCATCTGTTTCCGGCGGAAACGTATTACGGGGAAACGTACCGGCCGCAGTATCATTACACGATGGCGCTGAACTGGATCAGCGACCCGTGCGGGCTCGTCTACTACGACGGCGAATACCACTTGTTCGCGCAGGACGGCGGGACTTGGACGCATGCGGTCAGCACCGATTTAGTGCATTGGCGGAGACTGCCGACGGCGCTCCCGTGGAACGAAGCCGGGCATGCGTGGACCGGTTCGGCGGTCGCCGACGAGCATGACGTCTCCGGATTGTTCCAAGGCGGGTCCGGCCTAATCGCATATTACACGATGTTCCACCCCGACAAGCCGGGGGGCAATCAGAAAATCGGCATCGCCTACAGCAAAGACCGCGGCCGAACGTGGCAGTTTTACGAAGGGAACCCGATCGTCGAAAACCCCGGCGGACCGGACGGCGGCTGGGATTTCCGCGATCCGAAGGTCGTCCGGGACGAGGAGCGCGGCCGATGGGTGATGGTCGTCTCCGGCGGCGACCACGTCCGGTTCTACACCTCTACGAATTTGGTGGATTGGACGTATGCGAGCTCCTTCGGGTACGGGAACTATTTGCACGGGGGCGTATGGGAATGTCCGGACTTCTTCCCGCTGCCGGTCGACGGCGATCCGCTGCACACCAAGTGGGTGCTTGCCATCAGCAACGGCGCGGTTCCGCAGAACGACGGCTCGTCGTCGGAATATTTCGTCGGGTCGTTCGACGGGACGACGTTCGTCAGCGACAATCCCGCCGGTACCGTGCTGCGCGGCGAGCATGGCAAAGACATGTACGCGGCGATGACGTTCGCGGACGCGCCGGGCGGCCGCCGCATTCAGTTGGGATGGATGGCGAACTGGGACTACCCGTTCAGCTTCCCGACCGCGCCGTGGAAGGGGCAAATGTCCATTCCGCGCGAGCTCTCGCTGCGGACGATCCCCGGCCAAGGCGTCCGGCTTGTGCAGACGCCCGCCGCGGAGCTTCGGACGCTGCGAGGGACGCCGCAGTCATGGCGCAATATCGCCCTCGACCCGCAGGATGCGAACCTGCTCGAGAACGTCTCGGGGACGGCGTACGAGATCGTCGCCGAATTCGAATTGCCGTCTTCCGGCGCCGCTACCGAATTCGGCTTCCGGCTTCGCGAGCGCGGAGAGCAGCGTACGGTCGTCGGCTACGACGCGGCGGCTTCTCGCCTGTTCGTCGACCGGTCGGAAGCGGGACGCGACGATTTCGCCGCGAAGTTCACGCCGCGGCGCGAAGCGGAGTTGCTGCCGGACGAACGGCGGATTCGGATGAGCATCTTCGTCGACGAGTCGTCGGTCGAAGCGTTCGGCAAAGACGGGGAGGTCGCGTTCTCCACGATGATGTTCCCCGATGCGGCTAGCGACGGATTGAGCTTGTATACGATCGGAGGCCGGGTCGACGTCGTTGCTTTGGACATCTATCCGCTGTCCGACATTTGGACGGGGCCGCCGCCGAGCGGGGACGTTCCGCGTCGAGTCGTCATGGATCAAGCGCTGTTGGAGCTAGCGGAAGGAGAGTCGCGGCGGCTGTATGCGAGGGTGCTGCCGGAAACCGCCGCGGATCGGAGCGTCGTCTGGCAGTCGAGCAACCCTGAAATCGCGACGGTGTCCGACGGCGGCGACGGCGGCGCGCTCGTGACGGCGGCGAAGCGGGGAGAAGCCCGCGTCACGGCGACGACCTCAGCAGGGGCCGTCGTCGGGACGACCGTCGTTCGCGTCGGCGCATTCCATACGAACGCGGCGGGTTGGACCGCCGGGGCGAGCGCCGCGCGGTGGGCCGCGGCGGCCGACGGCATCTCGGCGATGCACGACGCGGATGCGGCGTATATGTCCTCGGCCCAAGCGTCCGATTTCACGTTCGAAGCGGACCTAAAGATCGACGAAGCGGGAGGCTCCGGTTCGCTCGTCTTCCGGGCGAGTCCCGACGGCTCCAGCGGGTATTATCTGAGCGTAACCCCTGGGCAAAGAGCAGTGCGGCTGCTCGCGAAAGTCGACGGCAGCTTCATGTCCGGCCCCGCGCTGGCCGAAGCGCCGCTGTTGCTCCAGCAAGGAACGACGTATCGCGTCAAAGTCGTCGCCAGCGGCACGAACATCAAAGCGTACCTCGGCGAAGACGCGCAGCCGGTCATCGATACGAACGATTCCCGTTTCGCGGGCGGAAACTTCGGGGTTCACGTCAGCGGAGGCAGGGCGTATTTCCAGAACGTAAATTTCAATAATTAA